From Mytilus edulis chromosome 9, xbMytEdul2.2, whole genome shotgun sequence, the proteins below share one genomic window:
- the LOC139490123 gene encoding uncharacterized protein — protein sequence MQSQNDNLSQVEWHHGLKEIPVKVDIQVRPWTTGGESEYYFPGVGSGQRSDDVNSPYGGIVYKYSKESVVLYAPNRHDGYPSGYAVYTGGSNWNGPIQQAESSVSVRIRVWGQQHFPEPDFFKNWTSINIGNVMKEIHHQLEAQPEYVVLQIKLGNTKYIVDGIGYVMPLGDQMKYNKWGGVLYGYDNSTIRIWTNTIGGSLFYAKDGWGLSNESFTEGYYRIFAWSSLTSDRVQTTLKLALPFINSTSRDFEIELDSIIDLECDFIDVRIREMALEGSNTRGSNFGYLFKATGGVQNTLQNNSYSGVVYSYSSTAVRVWYPSVEDKVHYLVFIDKSFGGNTSVATHAELVITVFRPAGICRYISTAVTKEVTAPEEGTPLETKEVTATDEVTLQGVYNATFYDGRMRSNEVVISAFISHRAAVTIVERYTHRIVVY from the exons ATGCAATCACAGAATGACAACTTGTCACAGGTCGAGTGGCACCATGGGTTGAAGGAAATACCTGTTAAAGTAGACATACAGGTTAGACCCTGGACCACTGGTGGAGAATCCGAGTACTATTTTCCTGGCGTAGGTTCTGGTCAAAGAAGCGACGATGTAAACAGTCCTTATGGTGGAATTGTTTATAAATACAGCAAAGAGAGTGTAGTATTGTATGCTCCGAACAGACATGACGGATATCCCTCTGGATATGCAGTCTACACAG GTGGATCAAACTGGAATGGACCTATACAGCAAGCCGAGTCTAGTGTCTCTGTCCGAATAAGAGTATGGGGTCAACAACACTTTCCTGAgccagatttttttaaaaactggaCGTCAATTAATATAG GTAATGTAATGAAAGAAATTCACCATCAGTTGGAGGCTCAACCCGAGTATGTTGTCCTACAAATCAAGCTtggaaatacaaaatatatagttGACGGAATAG GCTATGTGATGCCATTAGGTGACCAAATGAAGTACAATAAATGGGGAGGAGTGTTATATGGATATGACAACAGTACTATACGTATTTGGACTAATACTATAGGAG GTTCATTGTTTTATGCAAAAGATGGTTGGGGACTTTCAAACGAGTCTTTCACTGAGGGATATTATAGGATATTTGCATGGTCATCACTTACTAGTGACAGAGTGCAGACGACACTAAAACTGGCATTACCTTTTATAAACAGTACTAGCAGGGATTTTGAAATCGAGTTAGATTCGATTATCGATTTAGAATGTGACTTCATTGATGTTCGG ATTAGAGAAATGGCTTTGGAAGGATCAAATACACGTGGAAGCAACTTTGGTTATTTATTTAAAGCAACTGGAGGGGTTCAAAACACCTTACAAAACAACTCATACTCAGGGGTAGTATATTCTTACTCGAGTACAGCGGTAAGGGTTTGGTACCCATCCGTGGAAGACAAAGTCCACTACTTAGTGTTCATTGATAAATCATTTGGAGGTAATACATCTGTAGCTACTCATGCTGAGCTTGTAATAACAGTTTTTCGTCCCGCTGGAATATGCAGATATATAAGTACTGCag ttaCAAAAGAAGTAACAGCTCCTGAAGAGGGAACACCACTAG AAACAAAAGAAGTTACAGCCACAGATGAGGTAACGCTACAAGGTGTGTACAATGCTACATTTTATGATGGCCGCATGCGTTCAAATGAAGTTGTTATAAGTGCATTTATAAGCCACCGAGCGGCCGTCACCATTGTTGAGAGATACACACATCGTATAGTCGTCTATTAA
- the LOC139490409 gene encoding heavy metal-binding protein HIP-like: protein MKGFVYVLYLIFTGIIVGATRNELNIKYEEKEIMRKLDHLTAVVKQVYEENKQLRSTVNEVLDDNKQLKSTVHKIEFDYKRLQNGYRKIVDTNNELRAEIHNIKGCCSHEQQHDNSLTSFKRLLLNNGDADGQTVAFTAAVNRHLTLGPNQAVQFEKIITNVGNAYDPRHGHMIAPVKGLYLISATVFSAYADSEYLEIVQNGNNLVHFFEEAGAYSPMSQTIIVSLEKSDVVWVRNHDSATYSGHHLYGGPASLYNTFSGFLLKAL, encoded by the exons ATGAAGGGATTTGTGTATgtcttatatttgatattcacTGGAATAATAGTTGGAGCTACAAGGAATGAGTTAAATATTAAGtatgaagaaaaagaaattatgagaAAGCTTG ACCATCTAACAGCAGTAGTAAAACAGGTGTATGAAGAAAATAAACAGCTTAGATCAACTGTTAATGAGGTCCTTGACGACAATAAACAGCTTAAATCAACTGTTCATAAGATAGAATTTGATTACAAGCGATTACAGAATGGTTATCGTAAAATTGTGGATACCAATAACGAACTACGAGCAGAGATCCACAACATTAAAGGTTGTTGTTCACATGAGCAACAACATGATAATTCCTTGACCAGTTTTAAGCGGCTTTTGTTAAATAATG GTGATGCAGACGGACAGACAGTGGCATTTACTGCAGCTGTAAATCGGCACTTAACACTAGGTCCAAACCAAGCAGTccaattcgaaaaaataattacaaatgttGGAAATGCATACGATCCCAGACATGGACACATGATTGCACCAGTGAAAGGACTTTATCTTATATCAGCCACTGTATTCAGTGCATATGCAGACAGCGAATATCTAGAAATTGTGCAAAATGGAAATAACCTTGTTCATTTTTTCGAAGAGGCAGGGGCATATTCGCCAATGAGTCAAACTATAATTGTTTCTCTGGAGAAAAGCGACGTTGTCTGGGTAAGAAATCATGACTCTGCAACTTATTCTGGTCACCATTTGTATGGCGGACCAGCTTCTCTGTACAATACGTTTTCAGGGTTTTTGTTAAAAGctttatga